GGCAACCTTGCCTTCTTCGAACAGCAGCGTGTTCAGCTTGAGGCTCTGAACCTCAAGCGCCGTGACGAAGCCCAGGCCGTCGCCGTCAAGATGGACGGTCTGTCGGTGCTGATGGTTCGTCAGGCCGGTGAAGGTGGTCAGCTGTACGGTTCGGTTTCTGGCCGTGACGTCGCCGACGCCATCAAGGAAGCCGGCTACACGGTGGAACGCCGCCAGGTCAACCTGGACAGCCCGATCAAGACCCTGGGTTCGTACCCGGTCCGCGTCTCGCTGCACCCGGAAGTCTCGGTGACCGTGACCATCACCGTCGCCCGCTCGCAGGAAGAGGCCGAGCGCGCCGCTGCCGCTGCGGCTGCCGCCGTCGTTGAAGCCGAAGCTGAAGAAGCCGAAGTCGAAGACGTGGTGG
This is a stretch of genomic DNA from Magnetospirillum gryphiswaldense MSR-1 v2. It encodes these proteins:
- the rplI gene encoding 50S ribosomal protein L9; protein product: MEVILLERIEKLGQMGDVVKVKPGFARNFLLPQKKALRANKGNLAFFEQQRVQLEALNLKRRDEAQAVAVKMDGLSVLMVRQAGEGGQLYGSVSGRDVADAIKEAGYTVERRQVNLDSPIKTLGSYPVRVSLHPEVSVTVTITVARSQEEAERAAAAAAAAVVEAEAEEAEVEDVVEEEEIAEDVEEA